The DNA region CAAGCCTTACGGTAACCCGATAATAGACTCGCTATCTGAGAAATACTTCTTATAGGATGTGAGAGCACCGGCAACCCTGAAGGAATTTCTTTATGAGGAATAGAAGAATTTTGGCTAAGGTTGGGGTGTCTTTCCAATCCCTTCCCCAAAAGTAAAATCTCAACACCTTCTTCAATAAACATCTCACTTGTTGCAAGAGCGGGGATTATATGGCCTCCTGTCCCCCCAACTGCTAAAATTACTCTTTTGATTTTTCCCATCACATACCTTCAACAGCAATGCCACACCACACATATTAGCAATTAAGGAAGAGCCCCCTTGACTAAAAAATGGTAAGTTAACTCCCTTGCTAGGGAGAAGTCCAGAGACAACACCTAGATTCATGAAAGCCTGCATACCGATAATTACGGTAACCGCGATAGCTAAGGAAGCGCCCTCAAGAGTCGATGCCTGCATGGCAATGGCATAACCACCATAAACAAAACACATGTATAGAAGTATCAAAAACAACATACCAAGAAAGCCAAACTCTTCCGCATATATTGCAGCAATATAGTCATTTTGGGCTTCTGGAAGGTACGTTAGTTTTTGTAAGCTAGCTCCTGGCCCTTTGCCAAATAATCCACCAGATCCAGCAGCAATTTTTGCCTGATAGGGCTGGTGTCCTCGCCCCTTAATATCCAGTTCGGGGTGCAAATATACATTTAATCTTTGCCGTACATACGGCATCCGATAAGCAAGAGCTCCTCCAATAACAATGACACACATTAGGGGAACTAACCAATAGCGCAAACGCACTGAAGTCATGATGAATACAGGAATTAGAGAAAATGAAATCACAGCGGCAGATCCATTATCTGGTTCTATAGCTATCAGAAAAATTGGGATAAATAGCAGGACAACAAATTTAAAAAACTTTTTAAAATCTTCTCCACACGAAGAAAAAACAAGGCGCTCTATCGCGACACAAGGGACGAGGTATTTAACAAACTCAGAAGGTTGTAAAGTTAATTGGCCTACTCCAAGCCAACGCTTTGCTCCATTGCGACATACACCTATTCCTGGGACAAGGACAAGAGCGAGCACGATACTTGCAACTAAGAGTAATGTAGGGCTCATTTTTAGGAAATCCCGCCATCCAGTCATATAAACTAGACTAGAAATCCCTAAACCTAAAATTAGATAAGTTGCTTGGCGAATTAATGCTTTATGAGTACTACAAGGGAGAGATCTGTCCAACACCTCAGCAGAAGAAGTACCAAACACCATGATCAGGCCCAAACAAAAAATACCCGCCAAACAAGAAACTACAAACCATTTCATAAATACACAGAGCAAAAAATCAGCGTATTCTTAATCGGTCTCCTGCGCGTAATTTACGAGCTTTCTGTTCATCTAGATCATTCATTTTTAATAGTTCCTCTAGACGGATATGGTGGCGCAAGGCAATTGTCCAAGGGCTATCTCCATCCTGAACAATGTAATAATCCTCGGGATCTACTACCTTTGCTTGTGGGTTCTTAGGAGATGCTACTTTATCAGAAACAGGGACCTTAATAACTTGACCTATTTTCAACTGAGTAGAGGACAAGTCGTTAATTTGCATCAGCGTAGCTACGGTTGTTTGATTTGCTCTAGCAATGCGTTCTAAAAAATCTCCCTTTTTAACAACAATAGTTGTATAGCTTGGATGAACAGACTCACGCTCTTTAGTAGAATCAGAGACCTCTGGGTTAGCAGGGGTTAGATGAGCTACAGTTGGGGATTTAACTGGTGCAGCTGCTTGAGGAGCAACAGAAATTGGCACAGGGTTAACAACAACAGGTTTACTTTCTGTGAACTGAGCAGCCAATTCTTCCTTAACAATACGCTGAGGGCCGGCTTCAACCACTACCTCAGAACTTTTCTCCACTACTTTTTCCAACTGTGGCGCAATTTCAACAACTTTGCTAGGCACTACCCCAAGAGGAATATCGACATTCTTGCTATCAGCATGTTTAGCTGTAGTAAACAAAACTAATAACAAAACAGCGTTAACAACAGCTGCAATTATAATCGTATCTCTACGGTTCATATATTTAGTGCCTCCAAATTACCAACCAATTGTTTAAAACGGTTGCCCCTCTCTTCAAAACTACGAAATTGATCAAAACTCGCACAACCTGGCGAGAGTAAAATGGTGTCTCCAGATTGTGCTACGCTTTCAGCCACATTCACTGCCTCTTCTAAGGAGACGGCCTGAGTTACAGGCAAAGCAGAAGATAAAGCCGACGTGATCTCCTCACGACACTCTCCCATAGCAACGATATGCTTAGTAGTATGGGCCAGTTCAGGGAGCAATGATTTAAAGTCGCCACCCTTGTTTCTTCCTCCCAAAATTACTATGATATTGGGACCAACAGAAACCAGCGCCCTGGCTACAGAGCAAATAGTCGTAGCCTTACTATCATTGATATAACGGATGCGATTTTTTTCCCCCAGACATTCTATCCTATGAGGAGGCTTCTTAAAAGTCTGGACTGCCAGCATCCATAATTCTGGAGTAATATCAAACAAGCCACAAGCAAGAGCATAGGCCGCATAATAATTGCTTTTATCATGCAAGTATATTGGTTTTAATGCACTCCCTTTGTCTAAAATACCTAGCTTTTCTGCACTATAATCCCAATAAGATCTTCCGCAGCCAGTTCCCTCCCCTGACCACAATTCGTTAGGATATTTCAAGCAATGCTTGATACACAACTTGGCTTCTGCATATTCGGTAAAGGTTCCGTGATAATCGAGGTGATTAGCGGAAATATTCAAGATAACTCCTCCAGATAACACAGGGTACGAGATTTCTTGATGATCTAATTGAAAAGAGCTAATTTCCACAATTCTAACTCCTCGGCAATTTATGTTCTCCAATATGGGTATACCAATATTTCCCATAGGGAAAGCCGATATATTGGCTGTCTTTAATAAATGCACTAAAAATAAAACTGTAGAAGTTTTACCATTTGATCCAGTAATTCCTAAAGAAGGGTATTCTTGGAACTCTCTCGTCTGAATCGCAAGTTGTATGTCAGTAACTACGGGAATATTTCTAGATTTAGCCTCTATAACCCATGGGTGTGAATATTTTATCCCAGGAGATCTTACAACAAGATCTGCACCCAAAGGAAAATCTAAATAATCCTCTAGGCATATTTCATGAAAATACTCGCAAGCATTAAGAGCATCTATGGATCGATCTACCCCTATAACATAATCCCCGCGTTGACGTAGAAACTTAGCAGAAGATCTTCCTGAGATCCCTGCACCTAACACAATAACACACCGCTTAGTCATATTGGTTATCCTAATAAGGATGAGATGATGCCAAGAGTAGTAAAAATTGAAGCCGCAATCCAGAAACGCACAACGATTTTTGTTTCCGGTATGCCTTGATATTCATAATGATGATGTAATGGAGCGCATAGAAAAACACGTTTATGACGGAATTTACAACTCAAAACTTGCAAAATAACAGACCCTGCTTCTGCAACAAAGACCATGCCAAAAATTGGTAGAATAAGCTCCGCACGTAACATAACGGCACAACTTCCCAAAACTCCTCCCAATAATAATGAGCCAGTATCTCCCATAAAGATCTGTGCTGGGGAAGCATTATACCAAAGGAATGCGAGACAAGACCCTATTAATACTGACAGGATTAATAGGACATCACAAGCTATTAAAGTATTTCCTTTCAGCAAACCGATAACTAAACAACCCAACCCAGCCATTGCTACAGTCCCAGAAGC from Chlamydia ibidis 10-1398/6 includes:
- a CDS encoding LysM peptidoglycan-binding domain-containing protein, producing MNRRDTIIIAAVVNAVLLLVLFTTAKHADSKNVDIPLGVVPSKVVEIAPQLEKVVEKSSEVVVEAGPQRIVKEELAAQFTESKPVVVNPVPISVAPQAAAPVKSPTVAHLTPANPEVSDSTKERESVHPSYTTIVVKKGDFLERIARANQTTVATLMQINDLSSTQLKIGQVIKVPVSDKVASPKNPQAKVVDPEDYYIVQDGDSPWTIALRHHIRLEELLKMNDLDEQKARKLRAGDRLRIR
- the murD gene encoding UDP-N-acetylmuramoyl-L-alanine--D-glutamate ligase; its protein translation is MTKRCVIVLGAGISGRSSAKFLRQRGDYVIGVDRSIDALNACEYFHEICLEDYLDFPLGADLVVRSPGIKYSHPWVIEAKSRNIPVVTDIQLAIQTREFQEYPSLGITGSNGKTSTVLFLVHLLKTANISAFPMGNIGIPILENINCRGVRIVEISSFQLDHQEISYPVLSGGVILNISANHLDYHGTFTEYAEAKLCIKHCLKYPNELWSGEGTGCGRSYWDYSAEKLGILDKGSALKPIYLHDKSNYYAAYALACGLFDITPELWMLAVQTFKKPPHRIECLGEKNRIRYINDSKATTICSVARALVSVGPNIIVILGGRNKGGDFKSLLPELAHTTKHIVAMGECREEITSALSSALPVTQAVSLEEAVNVAESVAQSGDTILLSPGCASFDQFRSFEERGNRFKQLVGNLEALNI
- the ftsW gene encoding putative lipid II flippase FtsW, whose product is MKWFVVSCLAGIFCLGLIMVFGTSSAEVLDRSLPCSTHKALIRQATYLILGLGISSLVYMTGWRDFLKMSPTLLLVASIVLALVLVPGIGVCRNGAKRWLGVGQLTLQPSEFVKYLVPCVAIERLVFSSCGEDFKKFFKFVVLLFIPIFLIAIEPDNGSAAVISFSLIPVFIMTSVRLRYWLVPLMCVIVIGGALAYRMPYVRQRLNVYLHPELDIKGRGHQPYQAKIAAGSGGLFGKGPGASLQKLTYLPEAQNDYIAAIYAEEFGFLGMLFLILLYMCFVYGGYAIAMQASTLEGASLAIAVTVIIGMQAFMNLGVVSGLLPSKGVNLPFFSQGGSSLIANMCGVALLLKVCDGKNQKSNFSSWGDRRPYNPRSCNK